A stretch of the Leguminivora glycinivorella isolate SPB_JAAS2020 chromosome 2, LegGlyc_1.1, whole genome shotgun sequence genome encodes the following:
- the LOC125242079 gene encoding uncharacterized protein LOC125242079: MEKLHYKPAAAAKIVKTCCVLDNIANKANCELPPLNRHEEQEQQQEQRLAAEFDARQQNADIYLAMAPDRCWLNKELQLGRAARQALVRQLANYECGAPCYY, from the coding sequence ATGGAGAAACTGCACTACAAGCCAGCAGCGGCAGCTAAGATCGTTAAAACGTGTTGTGTGCTTGACAATATAGCTAACAAAGCGAATTGTGAACTGCCTCCGCTGAACCGACACGAAGAACAGGAGCAGCAGCAGGAGCAGAGATTAGCGGCGGAGTTTGACGCCCGTCAGCAGAATgctgatatttatttggcaatggCTCCTGACAGGTGTTGGCTAAACAAAGAGCTGCAGCTGGGTCGCGCTGCTCGTCAAGCGCTTGTCCGGCAGTTAGCAAATTAT
- the LOC125235063 gene encoding NADH dehydrogenase [ubiquinone] 1 beta subcomplex subunit 11, mitochondrial-like, whose product MYALSKLRHPMLHRFWNRTEYRSVKACRPREPPCPPPPAPKQITQNWVSYGFDYENCHDDYNYHHASFFFTVTLCIIFGGFAWVYAPDVCLRDWAQREAFLELRRREAGGMPAIDPNYVPASKVKIPSQQDICDWDIDIVI is encoded by the coding sequence ATGTATGCTTTGTCGAAACTACGTCACCCTATGTTGCATCGTTTTTGGAATCGCACAGAATATCGTTCAGTAAAAGCCTGCAGGCCTCGCGAGCCTCCATGCCCGCCGCCGCCTGCGCCGAAGCAAATCACTCAGAACTGGGTAAGCTACGGGTTCGACTACGAGAACTGCCACGACGATTACAACTACCATCACGCGTCCTTCTTCTTCACTGTGACCTTGTGTATCATCTTTGGCGGTTTTGCCTGGGTGTACGCTCCGGACGTGTGTCTGAGAGACTGGGCGCAGAGAGAAGCGTTTCTTGAGCTCCGTCGGCGGGAGGCAGGCGGTATGCCCGCTATAGACCCTAACTATGTCCCCGCGAGTAAAGTGAAGATTCCTAGTCAGCAGGACATATGTGACTGGGATATTGATATCGTAATATAA